In Longimicrobium sp., a single window of DNA contains:
- a CDS encoding SMI1/KNR4 family protein encodes MGEDEIRAFEARRGVGMPDDLRAYFLHVGGVRMDGESPALDQDLIRFWRLGDLETLASSWVPTPDAQSWFVIADYNIWAWAYVIRLSPDPAATAPVAVSFGGAELRAVAGSFEEFVEMYLRRDPLVISPD; translated from the coding sequence GTGGGTGAGGACGAGATCCGCGCGTTCGAGGCGCGGCGCGGCGTCGGTATGCCGGACGATCTGCGGGCGTACTTCCTCCACGTCGGGGGGGTGCGGATGGACGGCGAGAGCCCCGCGCTCGACCAGGACCTGATCCGCTTCTGGCGCTTGGGGGACCTCGAGACCCTGGCCTCGTCCTGGGTGCCCACACCTGACGCGCAAAGCTGGTTCGTCATAGCCGACTACAATATCTGGGCTTGGGCGTACGTGATCCGCCTTTCGCCGGATCCGGCCGCGACCGCGCCCGTCGCGGTGAGCTTCGGCGGCGCGGAGCTGCGAGCCGTCGCCGGTTCGTTCGAAGAGTTCGTAGAGATGTATCTGCGGCGCGATCCGCTCGTGATCTCGCCTGACTAG
- a CDS encoding cell division protein ZapA — MNRARLTRHSVTVEIAGEKHVLRSELPPEDTRAIAAHVDTTLRGLPGYQTLEPFRAATLAALSITDELFHAREELRRLREEIAQRTAELAAILEEAGEDDAAKRPRGGSRKG, encoded by the coding sequence ATGAACCGCGCACGCCTCACGCGCCACTCGGTCACGGTGGAGATCGCGGGAGAGAAGCACGTCCTGCGCTCCGAGCTGCCGCCGGAGGACACGCGCGCCATCGCCGCGCACGTGGACACGACTCTGCGTGGCCTTCCCGGCTACCAGACGCTGGAGCCCTTTCGCGCCGCCACCCTGGCCGCGCTCTCCATCACCGACGAGCTCTTCCACGCCCGCGAAGAGCTGCGCCGGCTGCGCGAAGAGATCGCGCAGCGCACCGCCGAGCTCGCCGCCATCCTGGAGGAGGCGGGCGAGGACGACGCGGCGAAACGCCCGCGCGGAGGGTCGAGAAAGGGCTGA
- the pheS gene encoding phenylalanine--tRNA ligase subunit alpha, with protein sequence MSITEELIAQLRALESEGGAAIGAADGAEALEAVRIDLLGRKGRLTGILRRLGELSPAERPAVGAEGNRVRDALNALFDTRTAAQAAAADTGPREDLTLPGRAPWRGGIHPVRQVVDEICEIFRDLGFSRVAGPEVETAEYNFAKLNFPLDHPAADMHDTFYLGEGVLLRTHTSPMQARIMEAHAPPIRVVIPGTVYRRDPFDASHAPAFEQIEGLAVDEGVTFADFKATLALFVRRFFGPDAKTRFRPSYFPFTEPSAEVDVSCMICGGSGCSACKGTGWMEIMGAGMVHPNVFKHAGIDPERYTGYAFGMGPGRIAMLRYGITDIRLLYEGDVRFLGQFA encoded by the coding sequence ATGAGCATCACGGAAGAGCTGATCGCGCAGCTTCGCGCGCTGGAGTCTGAGGGTGGTGCGGCGATCGGCGCGGCGGATGGGGCCGAGGCGCTGGAGGCGGTGCGGATCGACCTGCTCGGCCGGAAGGGGCGGCTGACCGGCATCCTGCGCCGCCTGGGCGAGCTGTCGCCCGCGGAGCGGCCCGCGGTGGGGGCGGAGGGGAACCGGGTGCGCGATGCCCTCAACGCCCTCTTCGACACGCGGACCGCCGCGCAGGCCGCCGCCGCGGACACGGGGCCGCGCGAGGACCTGACGCTCCCCGGGCGCGCGCCGTGGCGGGGCGGGATCCATCCCGTGCGGCAGGTGGTGGACGAGATCTGCGAAATCTTTCGCGACCTGGGGTTCAGCCGCGTGGCGGGGCCGGAGGTGGAGACGGCGGAGTACAACTTCGCCAAGCTCAACTTTCCGCTCGATCACCCCGCGGCGGACATGCACGACACGTTCTACCTGGGCGAGGGGGTGCTGCTGCGCACCCACACCTCGCCGATGCAGGCTCGCATCATGGAGGCGCACGCGCCGCCGATCCGCGTGGTGATCCCCGGCACCGTGTACCGCCGCGACCCGTTCGACGCGAGCCACGCGCCCGCCTTCGAGCAGATCGAGGGGCTTGCAGTGGACGAGGGCGTCACCTTTGCCGACTTCAAGGCGACGCTCGCCCTGTTCGTGCGCCGCTTCTTCGGCCCGGACGCGAAGACGCGCTTCCGCCCCTCGTACTTCCCCTTCACCGAGCCCTCCGCGGAGGTGGACGTGTCGTGCATGATCTGCGGCGGCTCCGGGTGCTCGGCGTGCAAGGGGACGGGGTGGATGGAGATCATGGGCGCGGGGATGGTGCATCCCAACGTCTTCAAGCACGCCGGCATCGATCCCGAGCGCTACACCGGCTACGCCTTCGGGATGGGTCCGGGGCGCATCGCGATGCTGCGCTACGGCATCACGGACATCCGGCTGCTGTACGAAGGGGACGTGAGGTTCCTGGGGCAGTTCGCGTAA
- the pheT gene encoding phenylalanine--tRNA ligase subunit beta, translating into MNVSYLWLKSLAPGLKGTAEEIAHRLALLGAPVDELTHLGAGIGDVVVARVEEVWQHPNADRLRVTRVNAGGETVQVVCGAPNVEAGRFYPFAPVGATLPGGMTIGKAKLRGEVSEGMLCSARELGLGRDHSGLMTLNGDYAPGTRFVDALGLDDYRLLIDVTPNRGELLSHVGVARELAPGGVAGVELPAFPNASGVRLETRTGQLDGEVAGVRVRIEDEAGCPRYMGAVVRGVRVGPSPEWLATRLRAVGLRPINNIVDATNYVLHELGQPLHAFDLAKLRGGEVRIRRARDGESIATLDGTDRSLVASDLVIADGEGAVAIAGVMGGANSEVDEGTTDIFLECALFEPKTVRRTRSRLVLSTDASYRFERGVDPEGQQVALERVVELIVAVAGGTPEEALDLNPSPWGRRVVALRPERVKRVLGAEVAPAEIATLLAEIGFEVDPDASPMRVVVPGFRGDVEEEIDLIEEIARRRGYDSFPDELAPFRPSSVPEAPVVEVERRIAERFVGWGFLEARTTGFVPESAGEVRVLNPLSAEEGFLRTSLVPGLLRRVEHNFAHGVRDVRLFEIGTAFSAGPAGGMPHEERRVAAAFSGARAPRHWTGEAGAYEVWDLRGMLEELVREYPDARVDVLGAGFTVVGPDGSLGGGGAGEGVDAPAWAAPVWTLELRLPAAAMDRRGIRYAPLPTQPASERDLALLVPHAVTAEQAGATIVDAASALLEGLAPFDLYEGKGLPEGTRSVAWRLRFRATDRTLTDAEVDAEVERVLRALEERHGIRRR; encoded by the coding sequence ATGAACGTCTCGTACCTCTGGCTCAAGTCCCTCGCGCCCGGCCTCAAGGGCACCGCGGAGGAGATCGCGCACCGCCTCGCCCTCCTCGGCGCGCCGGTGGACGAGCTCACGCACCTCGGCGCGGGGATCGGCGACGTGGTGGTCGCGCGCGTGGAGGAGGTGTGGCAGCACCCCAACGCGGACCGGCTGCGCGTCACGCGCGTCAACGCGGGCGGCGAGACCGTGCAGGTCGTTTGCGGCGCGCCGAACGTGGAGGCGGGCCGCTTCTACCCGTTCGCGCCGGTCGGCGCGACGCTGCCCGGCGGAATGACCATCGGCAAGGCGAAGCTGCGCGGTGAGGTGAGCGAGGGGATGCTCTGCTCCGCGCGCGAGCTGGGGCTGGGGCGCGACCACTCTGGGTTGATGACGCTGAACGGCGACTACGCGCCGGGCACCCGCTTCGTGGACGCGCTGGGGCTGGACGATTACCGCCTCCTGATCGACGTCACCCCGAACCGCGGCGAGCTGCTGTCGCACGTGGGCGTAGCGCGCGAGCTGGCACCGGGTGGAGTGGCGGGAGTGGAGCTGCCTGCTTTCCCGAATGCCTCCGGCGTGCGGCTGGAGACCCGAACGGGCCAGCTTGACGGCGAAGTGGCCGGCGTGCGGGTGCGGATCGAGGACGAGGCGGGTTGCCCGCGCTACATGGGCGCGGTCGTGCGCGGCGTGCGCGTGGGGCCGTCGCCGGAGTGGCTGGCGACGAGGCTGCGCGCGGTGGGGTTGCGCCCGATCAACAACATCGTCGACGCCACCAACTACGTCCTCCACGAGCTGGGCCAGCCGCTGCACGCCTTCGACCTCGCGAAGCTTCGCGGGGGCGAGGTTCGCATCCGCCGCGCGCGCGACGGCGAGTCGATCGCCACGCTGGACGGAACGGACCGCTCACTTGTCGCCAGCGACCTGGTGATCGCGGACGGGGAGGGCGCGGTCGCGATCGCGGGGGTGATGGGCGGCGCGAACAGCGAGGTGGACGAGGGGACGACGGACATCTTCCTCGAGTGCGCCCTCTTCGAGCCGAAGACGGTCCGCCGCACCCGCAGCCGCCTCGTGCTCTCCACCGACGCGTCGTACCGCTTCGAGCGCGGCGTCGATCCGGAGGGTCAGCAGGTGGCGCTGGAGCGCGTGGTGGAGCTGATCGTGGCGGTGGCGGGTGGCACGCCGGAGGAGGCGCTCGACCTCAACCCGAGCCCGTGGGGCCGGCGCGTTGTAGCGCTGCGTCCGGAGCGGGTGAAACGCGTCCTCGGCGCCGAAGTCGCGCCCGCGGAGATCGCGACGCTGCTGGCGGAGATCGGCTTCGAGGTGGACCCAGATGCCTCGCCGATGCGCGTGGTCGTCCCCGGCTTCCGCGGCGACGTGGAGGAGGAGATCGACCTGATCGAGGAGATCGCGCGGCGCCGAGGCTACGACTCCTTCCCCGACGAGCTGGCGCCGTTCCGGCCGAGCAGCGTCCCCGAGGCGCCGGTGGTGGAGGTGGAGCGGCGGATCGCGGAGCGCTTCGTGGGGTGGGGCTTCCTGGAGGCGCGCACCACCGGCTTCGTGCCGGAGAGCGCGGGCGAGGTGCGGGTGCTCAACCCGCTCTCGGCCGAGGAAGGCTTCCTGCGCACCTCGCTCGTCCCCGGCCTGCTGCGCCGCGTGGAGCACAACTTCGCCCACGGCGTGCGCGACGTGCGGCTCTTCGAGATCGGCACCGCGTTCAGCGCCGGGCCCGCGGGCGGGATGCCGCACGAGGAGCGGCGCGTGGCGGCGGCGTTCAGCGGCGCGCGCGCCCCGCGGCACTGGACCGGCGAGGCCGGCGCCTACGAGGTGTGGGACCTCAGGGGGATGCTGGAGGAGCTCGTCCGCGAGTACCCGGACGCGCGCGTGGACGTGCTGGGCGCCGGCTTCACCGTCGTGGGCCCGGACGGGAGCCTGGGCGGCGGCGGGGCGGGCGAGGGGGTGGATGCGCCCGCGTGGGCCGCGCCGGTGTGGACGCTGGAGCTGCGCCTTCCCGCCGCGGCGATGGACCGGCGCGGCATCCGCTACGCCCCGCTTCCCACGCAGCCCGCCTCCGAGCGCGACCTGGCGCTCCTGGTGCCGCACGCCGTCACCGCCGAGCAGGCGGGCGCGACCATCGTGGACGCCGCATCCGCGCTGCTGGAGGGGCTCGCCCCGTTCGATCTGTACGAAGGAAAGGGACTACCGGAGGGAACGCGCAGCGTGGCCTGGCGCCTCCGCTTCCGCGCCACCGACCGCACGCTGACCGACGCCGAGGTGGACGCGGAGGTGGAGCGGGTGCTGCGTGCCCTGGAGGAGCGCCATGGTATCCGACGCCGCTGA
- the rny gene encoding ribonuclease Y: protein MEILLIAVALLVGAAAGFFVGKNVLESRLRASRATAEDEAERIRGAAVQEVDALRKAEVLKGREEAIRAREEWEREEARRRDDVERVERRLQEREEALDRKFHLLDEKGQAQEQRAEAVVRREKRLEEQEKELQGRTAEVQHRLESLAGLTADEARRQLMHEMEEGAKAAATHRIREIKEEARRNAEREAKEIISLAIQRIAADHTAETTVSVVALPSDEMKGRIIGREGRNIRAFEQATGIDVIIDDTPEAVVLSGFDPIRRETARLALEKLVSDGRIHPGRIDDVVAKSRKEVENGMREAAEEILYELGIHGVHPEVVKVLGRLKFRTSYGQNQLLHSKEVAILAGNMAAEMGFDATLAKRMGLLHDVGKGMTHEHEGTHVELGWNLAKKYNEPPQVLNAIKAHHDEEPHLYPESFLVTAGDAISGSRPGARREMFETYVKRLEKLEEIALSFPGVERCFAIQAGRELRIMVIPEQVTDEEMSRLSEETARRIEAELQYPGQIKVVVVRETKAVDFAR, encoded by the coding sequence ATGGAAATCCTGCTGATCGCCGTGGCCCTCCTGGTGGGAGCGGCCGCCGGCTTCTTCGTGGGGAAGAACGTTCTCGAAAGCCGCCTCCGCGCGAGCCGCGCCACCGCCGAGGACGAGGCGGAGCGCATCCGGGGCGCCGCCGTGCAGGAGGTGGACGCGCTGCGCAAGGCGGAGGTGCTGAAGGGGCGCGAGGAGGCGATCCGCGCCCGCGAGGAGTGGGAGCGCGAGGAGGCCCGCCGCCGCGACGACGTGGAGCGGGTGGAGCGCCGCCTCCAGGAGCGCGAGGAGGCGCTCGACCGCAAGTTCCACCTCCTGGACGAGAAGGGGCAGGCGCAGGAGCAGCGCGCCGAGGCCGTGGTGCGGCGCGAGAAGCGGCTGGAGGAGCAGGAGAAGGAGCTGCAAGGGCGCACCGCCGAGGTGCAGCACCGCCTCGAATCGCTCGCCGGGCTCACGGCGGACGAGGCGCGCCGCCAGCTCATGCACGAGATGGAGGAGGGTGCCAAGGCCGCCGCCACCCACCGCATCCGCGAGATCAAGGAGGAGGCCCGCCGCAACGCGGAGCGCGAGGCGAAGGAGATCATCTCCCTCGCCATCCAGCGCATCGCAGCAGACCACACGGCCGAGACCACCGTCTCCGTCGTCGCCCTGCCGTCGGACGAGATGAAGGGGCGGATCATCGGGCGCGAGGGGCGCAACATCCGCGCGTTCGAGCAGGCCACGGGGATCGACGTCATCATCGACGACACCCCGGAGGCCGTCGTCCTCTCCGGCTTCGACCCCATCCGCCGCGAGACGGCGCGCCTGGCGCTGGAGAAGCTGGTCTCCGACGGGCGCATCCACCCCGGGCGCATCGACGACGTGGTGGCGAAGTCGCGCAAGGAGGTGGAGAACGGGATGCGCGAGGCCGCCGAGGAGATCCTGTACGAGCTCGGGATCCACGGCGTGCACCCGGAGGTGGTCAAGGTGCTGGGACGCCTGAAGTTCCGCACCTCGTACGGGCAGAACCAGCTCCTGCACAGCAAGGAAGTGGCGATCCTGGCCGGCAACATGGCGGCCGAGATGGGCTTCGACGCTACCCTCGCCAAGCGCATGGGCCTCCTGCACGACGTGGGGAAGGGGATGACCCACGAGCACGAAGGGACGCACGTGGAGCTCGGCTGGAACCTGGCCAAGAAGTACAACGAGCCGCCTCAGGTGCTGAACGCCATCAAGGCGCACCACGACGAGGAGCCGCACCTCTATCCCGAGTCGTTCCTGGTGACGGCGGGCGACGCCATCAGCGGCTCGCGCCCCGGGGCCCGCCGCGAGATGTTCGAGACGTACGTGAAGCGCCTGGAGAAGCTGGAGGAGATCGCGCTCTCCTTCCCCGGTGTCGAGCGCTGCTTCGCGATCCAGGCGGGGCGCGAGCTGCGCATCATGGTCATCCCCGAGCAGGTGACCGACGAGGAAATGTCGCGCCTGAGCGAGGAGACGGCGCGGCGCATCGAGGCGGAGCTCCAGTATCCCGGCCAGATCAAAGTCGTCGTCGTGCGCGAGACCAAGGCCGTCGACTTCGCGCGCTGA